A stretch of DNA from Candidatus Jidaibacter acanthamoeba:
CTTATACATCACTAGACCTATATATTTTTATATTAATATTATATACTAGCTTAATAAATGGTTAAGTTGACGGTACCAGCAACCCTGCTTAATAACCGCTCTTTACCCCATTTACTAAGTATCATGAATAATCTTCATGAGAAGGGAATAGCATTCCGTTCTATCACTGAGCAAATGGATACCACCACACTGCATGGTGAACTTTTGTTTCAATTATTTGGTTCATTAGCCCGGTATGAAAGAGCATTAACCGGGGAAAGAGTTATAGCAGGTCTTGAGTCCGCAAAGAGACGCGGTCGAATTGGAGGTAGACCAAGAGTTATTGATGAAGAAAAGATGGAAGCTATTTTGGATGACTTAAAATCAGGAGTTAGCAAAGCCTCAATTTGTAGAACTTTTGGAATAAAGCCATCCACATTATATGATGCGCTTAATCGTAACGATTATTCATTATAATGCATTAATGAGACTTATAACTTACCGTATGCTAAGAATTCGCAATTATCTTAAATATATGTAAAATATTAACATTATTGACTTTTATCTTGCATTCTATTATATATAATGGCCTAAGATAGATTTTTAATAAACACTTTATGCCAAGGATAAACAATAACATTATAATTTCTGACATATCAGCTATATATACATATCCAGGTAGTTTTATACCAAGTCTTTCAGTTGCTTTTAAAACAGCAAGTGGGGAAGAACAAAAAATATTTGAAGAAACACAAATAGTTGAGTTTCTAAATTCCACAACTGATATAAAAAATGGTGGTAAAAATCGCACAATTAGTTCCGACTTAGAAGATATAATTATAAGTCATACAGGTGTTGTATTTTTAAAAGATGGTCAATATCATTATAAAGAACCAATACGTAAACAAAAGCTTAAAACAAAGCCCTTTTTTAATAAGCAACCACCCTGGTGGCAAGATGATAGTAATTTTGATAAAATTGTTGAGTTTGCCAGCACTATCTTGAGTACCTTTCCAAGCTCACGGATTTTCTCTCTGGGCCAAAGTCCTGCATGGATAGTAAAAGCGTCCGAAATGCTAGCAAAGGCACGTAGTGAAAAAGGTGAATTTGGGTATATTCCTTTTTCTGGTAGCTTTTTAGATCGTCAAAAAGAATTTAGCGGAAATTTTTACATAGGGGATAGGCCATTTCCTAATACTGAACTTCAAGAAAATTATAGAAAATATTTGCAAGGCATAGGTTTATCCCCTCAAGAAATTATTATTCGAGCTAAGGAAGGTAGTAAAACAACTATCCTTGAATATACTAATACAGGCGTGAGTGTTGCTTCCTTTGCCTTAATACTATTTAGCTGGGCAAAAGAGGAAAAAATTGAGCAAGAACTCATGGCATCACTAGATATAGTGACTTTCGCACGAAATACTTTGCCCCCTGTTACAGTTTTAAATATTAGCCCATTATTCATGAGTATAAGTTGTACTAATTTATATGCAGAAAATGCATTATTAGTTTCCTTGGCAAATGGCGTTGACACTGGTGCTAATTCAGATAGAATTGTACCACATTATAGCCAGTCATTATGGAATTTACCTCCTGCTCCGGTGGTGGAGAATATAGAACATGTGAAGACACTGTCAGATAAGCTGCAACAGTCAGTTATAAAAAAAATTCTAACGGAAGCCTCTTTGACGCATTTTCAATTAGATTGTCGCGAGATAACATCCCCTGAAATGTTTAAAAGAAGACATGACAAGGATAAAAATAATTCTTACCTTGGTTTATAGCTGCTTTAGTATTTAGTTGTTATTTATTTTTATAATTCTTAAAATTAACCTGCTATTAAGACATCTATTCACATTATATTCTAATTACATTTATTCTATGCTCTCAAGCTTAGTATATTGCATTTCTATCGTGATCCCTAAAAGGAAGTAATGGTGCCGGTGATGTGAGAGTATGGGGGAGAGGGTAAAAAATATTGCCGGAGAAGAATTATATATATTTGATAAAATAGGAAAACATAAATGAAGATTAAAAATCAGTAAAAATAATTTCATACTATTAATTAAGTTATATTTAAATTTTGTAAGTATAAGAAATGATCCTTTTTGAGAGGAAAGTTTAATCCATGTAAATTTGTCGTA
This window harbors:
- a CDS encoding recombinase family protein, with protein sequence MVKLTVPATLLNNRSLPHLLSIMNNLHEKGIAFRSITEQMDTTTLHGELLFQLFGSLARYERALTGERVIAGLESAKRRGRIGGRPRVIDEEKMEAILDDLKSGVSKASICRTFGIKPSTLYDALNRNDYSL